Proteins found in one Leishmania major strain Friedlin complete genome, chromosome 35 genomic segment:
- a CDS encoding conserved hypothetical protein (previous protein_id=AAZ14538.1) gives MPIKETQVYWHDLPTPRPPWRNVEELKQCVLESKRIAAQMARQQWRSVCGSVPALQSSIPRALPSRAEQVSRAERLRDRATRHIERPVLFRRVVPEPHATPLQVVNLIMEHLRQRPVLTAEAAEVAERVTLHFNMLTQSSQHRREGGASRPRCNRRGAGPRAGGVATESVLSQVQHQDDARLGLTSSQATIGTSGGTAGSLTMALQDSLLLDTVAEFCAARGLVFRRLSRADLRGMRHRVSSVEVVPYRRVVVLADRHDPIFAVLFGVSRQVTPEPFVVSALQLDGKTPESIPRYRKAEAPVTQVFCMAPAPVPWRRITTNISVSTLRDEFVVAVIELDEAEETADADRNGDQVSTHRSGAKRGRTGGTGATALPRKMQRQLPVDLLGGDEEEEGEMGLVSDAGEDGDAEAAIILNPAATPTVASSSATERVPLERRWLGSAPLFSGTTQLAETAPGEVAVEMVDPTRGAYDPLLNLPRSEGAARRRGSLQRAWYRRLLPKGSDDFMARMHTYQADE, from the coding sequence aTGCCGATTAAGGAGACGCAGGTGTACTGGCACGACCTTccgacgccgcggccaccgTGGCGCAATGTGGAGGAGTTGAAGCAGTGCGTGCTGGAAAGCAAGCGGATTGCCGCGCAGAtggcacggcagcagtggcgcagcGTGTGCGGTTCCGTCCCAGCGCTTCAAAGCTCGATTCCTCGCGCCCTGCCATCGCGTGCGGAGCAGGTCAGCCGCGCCGAGCGTCTGCGCGACCGTGCGACGCGGCACATTGAGCGCCCAGTGCTCTTCCGCCGCGTCGTGCCGGAACCGCACGCCacaccgctgcaggtggtGAACCTCATCATGGAACACCTGCGGCAACGCCCGGTGCTgacagcggaggcggcggaggtggcagAGCGTGTGACGCTGCATTTCAACATGCTGACCCAGTCATCACAGCATCGGCGGGAGGGCGGGGCGTCGCGTCCTCGGTGCaatcgccgcggcgccgggcCTCGTGCTGGCGGCGTGGCAACGGAGTCTGTTCTCTCTCAGGTGCAACACCAGGACGACGCGCGCCTGGGGTTGACGTCTTCGCAGGCGACAATCGGCACCAGCGGAGGCACGGCTGGGTCTCTCACCATGGCGCTCCAAGACTCCCTCCTGCTGGACACAGTTGCCGAGTTTTGTGCCGCTCGCGGGCTGGTGTTTCGGCGGCTCTCGCGGGCAGATCTTCGAGGCATGCGGCACCGCGTCTCGTCGGTGGAGGTCGTACCGTACCGTCGCGTGGTGGTGCTTGCTGATCGCCACGACCCGATCTTTGCAGTGCTGTTCGGGGTGTCTCGTCAAGTGACGCCGGAGCCGTTTGTGGTGTCCGCGTTGCAGCTGGACGGTAAGACGCCCGAGTCCATACCGCGCTACCGCAAGGCGGAAGCTCCTGTCACACAGGTGTTCTGcatggcgccggcaccggtgccgtGGCGCCGCATCACCACGAATATTTCGGTCTCGACACTGCGAGACGAGTTTGTCGTGGCGGTGATTGAACTTGACGAGGCTGAGGAGACGGCAGATGCGGATAGGAATGGGGATCAAGTCTCGACTCACCGCAGCGGAGCGAAGCGCGGCCGCACCGGGGGTACAGGCGCGACCGCACTGCCGCGGAagatgcagcggcagctaCCGGTGGATTTGCTAGGAGgcgacgaggaagaggagggtgaGATGGGCCTTGTTTCTGATGCAGGCGAGGACGGCGATGCCGAGGCGGCCATCATCCTGAACCCAGCAGCCACCCCAACAGTGGCGTCTTCGTCCGCTACGGAGAGGGTGCCACTCGAGCGCCGATGGCTCGGTAGTGCCCCGCTATTTTCTGGCACGACCCAACTCGCTGAGACAGCTCCCGGTGAGGTGGCTGTGGAAATGGTGGACCCCACTCGTGGGGCATATGATCCGCTACTGAATCTGCCGCGTtcggagggggcggcgcggAGGCGTGGGTCGCTCCAGCGAGCGTGGTACCGCCGTCTGCTCCCCAAAGGCTCTGACGACTTCAtggcgcgcatgcacacctATCAGGCGGACGAGTag